CTGAATGGCCGCGTCGACGGAATAGACCTCCACCACTAAGCCAGGCGGCGCCGCCAAACGCATCACTTCCTGCATGTACGGGTCCTGCGCAAGCTGGTCATCAATGATGACGATGCGTTTGAACGGCTTGTGCTTGCACCAGACAGCGATCACCTGTCCGTGAATGAGACGATCATCAATGCGAACTAGGCCCCACTCCTCAGCGATGGCTCATCACCTCCTTTCCAGGCCAGATTGGGTATGGCTCCATTACGAACGTTCGCCGTGCCAGGCGAAGACCCCCACCGGAGAACGTGCCATCATTGGCCGGCCGAGACCTGATTGGCATTGGCCGCCATGGTCTTGCGGAACATAGGCCCCAGGTTTTTGACCGATTCCCGGCCAGCCTCAGTGATCATCTCGGCCAGCTCGCTGGCCGGCATCTCATCCCGACACATCAGCAGTTCCAACAGCATCGGCAGATTGGCGCCGGTGACGCATTCCACCCCGCGCTCCATGATCTGGCGGGCGGAAACATTGTACGGCGTGCCGCCGAAGAGGTCCACCAGCACCAGCACCTCTTGGCCGGCAAGGGGCTCCAGCACCGCTGTCAGGCGCTCCGCCAGCGCTTCCGGGCAGTCTTCCGGCTGGAGCGAAACCGCATGCACCCCTTCCTTCGGCCCCACGATCATCTCCGCCGCCCGGATGAGCGCCTCGCCCAGGTCCGCATGGGAAACGATGACGATGTGAACCATGTCTGCTCCTATCGGTAAAAGATTATCTCGCCTCCTGGCCCTCCAGCACCAGGGTGAGATGGTACCACTCGCCGCAGTAGCTTGAGAAGGAGTATTCCACCACTTCGCCGCTGTCCAAAAAGGTCAGGCGCTGGGCGCGCAGGACTGCCGCCGGCGGCGTGAGCCGCAGTAACCTTGCCTCGCGGTCGTCTGCCAGACAGGCGCATACCTGCTCCTGGGCATAGGCGATGCGCAGTCCGTATTTGCCCCGCAGAAGCCCGAACAACGATTCCCTGCCCAGATCATGCGCCAGGATGTCGGGGCAGAGGCGATGAGGGAGATAGCAGGTATGGATGGCCAGGGGGATATCGTTGATCAGTCGGAGGCGCTCGACCTTGACGATCTCCTCATCCGGGGAAATGCGCATGGGGCCGGCGAGTTCCTCCGGTACGGGAGAGATCAGGGCGGTTTCCAGCAGGATGCTGGAAGGGGAAAAGCCGGC
The nucleotide sequence above comes from Anaerolineae bacterium. Encoded proteins:
- a CDS encoding PTS sugar transporter subunit IIA, with product MVHIVIVSHADLGEALIRAAEMIVGPKEGVHAVSLQPEDCPEALAERLTAVLEPLAGQEVLVLVDLFGGTPYNVSARQIMERGVECVTGANLPMLLELLMCRDEMPASELAEMITEAGRESVKNLGPMFRKTMAANANQVSAGQ
- a CDS encoding GntR family transcriptional regulator, producing the protein MALQRNSSTPLHLQLKTALAAQIARGSLRPGQRLPSERQLCEMFGVSRTTVRRAIEELEREHLIRTVPAQGTFVAVPQVQVSVHVSLAGFTSDIQRAGFSPSSILLETALISPVPEELAGPMRISPDEEIVKVERLRLINDIPLAIHTCYLPHRLCPDILAHDLGRESLFGLLRGKYGLRIAYAQEQVCACLADDREARLLRLTPPAAVLRAQRLTFLDSGEVVEYSFSSYCGEWYHLTLVLEGQEAR